GGGAGTTGCTGCCGGCAAATCGAGCAATAACGCGGCGAAAGCGGTCTCAAAGTTGGCCGTAGTTAATAGCTCGAGTCGATCCAGGGTTCGGTTCCAGAGAGGCAGATGTTCCTCGATTTCCCACAATGGTGCGAGTTCGGGGATGATCGGTTTCATTAAGCCGGAGCTTTGTACGAGTTCAATTGCATCTCTCCGGTGAGGATGAATCAGCATTTTGCGTAATTCTTCGGCAATCCGTTCTGGGCTGACGACCGTGATTTCATTGGCCATGGTCTGAATGGCGTGGAATGTGGATTCAGCGAGGTGAAACCCGAGCGTGGCAGCAAAGCGGATGGCGCGAAGTAAGCGTAATTTGTCTTCCTGCATTCGTTCCAGGGGATTACCAATGGCGCGAATCAGATGCTGCTGGAGGTCCACTTTTCCTCCGACATAATCGTAGATCGATTCATTGATGGGGTCGTAGAACATGCCGTTGATCGTGAAATCGCGACGTTGAGCGTCTTCTTCCGCCGTGGTGAATTTGACGTGTTCGGGGCGACGTCCATCAAGGTAGGGGCCCTCACTGCGAAACGTGGCGATTTCGACATCGCAGTCCGGCTGATGGCCTCGGACGATGATCACTCCAAAGCTGGCTCCAACCGCCAGAGTGCGGCGTTTACCAAACAGGTGACGCACCTCCTCGGGAAGAGCATTGGTCGCTACGTCATAGTCTTTAGGCTCTTTTTCCAGTAGAAGATCCCGTACGCAGCCGCCAGCCCAGAGGGCTTGGAATCCCGCGTCTCGCAATTTGCGGACAATGTCTACGGCAGCGATGTAGGGTTCAGAATGTTTCATTACAGATTGGGGAATTCAAAATAAAATTTAACGTGTGACGATGAGGTTATAATAATAGCAAGTTCCGATTACTTATCGACTTATGTTCGCTGTTTTTTGATCGTTTCAACGAAGATCTGTGGAGAAGCTCTTCGGGGGCCTGGTTTTCAAGGACAGGAAAAGCAGGGGCGAGGTTCATAAAACGGACTTCGCAAATAGAGGGTAATGCCGTATGATTTATTGTTCAAATGATTTCTTTTCCCTGGCATGACGGGTTCATTGCTCAATGGCACTCAGAAATTCCAGATACAAGACAGGATCAGACGTTTTGCGAGGAACACACGGTATACGTTTTGATGGGTCCCGTTTCTGGGTTCTCCATCGCAGAAGAGAGTTCGGCCCTTTCGATTACGAATGGAGTAAGGATTTCTCTGGCGTAGAATTTATGTACCGTGATCAGAAGTTTGGCGAATATTGTAGTGCCGAAGAAATCTTTGCTGATTTGAAGCAGTTTGCACTCCCGATGCGCGTGGTCGAGGTCGCCTGTCTGACCATCGGCATGGTCCTGTACGGCGTGCTGAATGGTCTTCCGGAAACGCTTTGGAAAGAACTCTTACGACAACGCCTGGACGAAAGTGGTTTTGAACGCTTCGATTTTGGGGATGAGGGGCCGGAACGGCTTACCGGTTAAATCTGGCAAATTCGTTATAAACAGTTTATTTGTCACAAGATCGGTGTGCGAGAAGCGAACTCAGAGGGGAAGCACACACCAATTGATATGTCAAAGAGGTGCTTGTAAGTAGCTTGTATTAAATGGCTTACATGAATGGATCTTGGTTTGTCTTAAATTCTTATTGATTTTAAACACGTGTTTAATACAATTGTTTGAAACAACGTTTTGAAATCATCGTCCTCTTGGAGGTTTCGAGAGGCTTATTGTCAAGTTAGTACTCATGCGCTAGAAAGAGTGGGGACAAGTCTCATATGGCGTCTTGTAATGTCCGTGATCGATTACTGGAAGTGGCCGGGCCCGTTTTCTCAGAAAAGGGATTCGAGAAGACCACGGTCCGTGAAATCTGTCAGAAAGCGGACGTGAATCTCGCCAGTGTGAATTATTATTTTGGCGATAAGGAACAGCTTTATCTGGAGGTAGTCTGCCTGGCCAAGGAGATGGGGGTTTCGCGGGCTCCATTACCAGAATGGACTTCTGAGACCACTCCCGAACAAAAGCTGCGGGACTGGGTCTCTACATTGGTGAGACGGATGTTGGGAACGGGAGAGCTGTCCTGGAGCAATCATTTGATGATGCGTGAAGTGTTAAGGCCAACGAAAGCGTGTGAGCATCTCATTCAGGAGCTGTTTCGGCCGTTTGTGAATGTGGCGGACTCGATCTTGCAGGAGATACTGGGGGATGGCGTTCCAGAATATCGGCGGATGCAGTGTGTTTTCAGCATTGCCGCTCAATGTCAGTTCTATCGAGTTTCTGATGGCCTGGTGACTTTGATGTTAGGGCAAGAGGAAAAAGCGTCTCACTACAATTCAGAGCATTTGATGGAGCATATTCTGCAATTTTCGCTGGCGGCGGTTAAGAATCTGAAGCAGGAATTCACCGCATCAGAAGTGGAATCTTCTTCATCACTTCATGGAATCTGAACCTCCAGAGTTAAGAATAGGTGTATTGATTTTATGTAACGTTTTCCTAATTGAAAGAATTTAGTCAGAACGAATAAAAAGGCTTTCCTGCGGGAGAGTGCTTTCGCTACTGTTTGAACAATCCATTTCATTTTGATTTTCACAAATTGGCTTTTCGCGTCCGTGGTCAATTCTTGTTGTGAAGCATTTCGCGATAGAAAATACTCATGTCAGATTTGAAAACTCAAAAATCGAGCAGTTTTTCTAAGAAACTCAAGCATTTTTTGCTTCCGATTTTTATCATCGCGATCGGCTTTGGCAGCTTGGTCGTCCTGATGGCGATGAAGCAGGAACCGGAGAAGAGCGAAAAACAGCTGGCAGATTTAGCACCACTGGTCTCGACCGAAAAAATTGATCTTTCTGATTCCGGGGTCACGATTACCGTCGACGGGATTGTTGTTCCGTCGAGGGAAGTGAAACTGGCTGCTGAAGTTTCAGGAAAAGTCATTTTTACTCGGAACGGATGTAAGGTGGGGAATCTGGTCCGCAAAGCTACTCTTCAGGAACTGAAATCTGAGGGAACTGAGAATCTCCTGATTCAGATTGATCCAGAGAATTACCAGCTGGAAGTCAAGCGGTTGACTCAGGAACATGCCCAGGCACAGGACGTGATTGACGAGTTAGAAGTCGAGATCGACAACGCCAAAGCGATGATTGATTTAGCACACGAAGAAGTGCGACTGCAGAAAACTCATTTGAATCGAATCGAGAAATTACGGGCAAGAAATGTCGTATCCGATACGGATTACGAAGAAGCAAAACGGAGTGAACTTGCTGCACGCAACGCTTTGCAAAAGTTGACGAACGAGGCCGATTTGCTCAAATCGCGTCGGCAGCGAATGATGCATGCCCGTGATCTGGTGGGAGTCCAGCTTTCGAGAGCCAAACTCGATTTGAGCCGCACTCGGATTTACTCTCCCATAGATGGAGTTATTGTCGAGGACTCGGTGGAAAAAGATGGTTATGTCAAAGTGGGGGATCCACTGGTGACCATCGAAGATACTTCCTCTGTCGAAGTCCGTTCGAATTTGCGAATGGAAGAGTTGTACCAACTGTGGCAGCACGCCGCACAGACAGCGAAAAAAGGACAAGCGTTGGTCAAGGTGGACCAGACAAATCGACATGATCTGGGATATCAGCTCCCGCAGCTTCCCGTCAAAGTGTCCTATGAGTTGGGGGGCAGAAAATATATCTGGAATGGAAAACTTTCCCGCTATGATGGGATTGGTCTGGACGAGAAAACGAGAACGGTTCCCTGCCGGATTGTGGTTCCCGACCCCCGACCTGCAGAGATCTTAGTGAATGGGAAGCCAACCGATCAGGTTGTGGGCGCGCCCCCTTTGACGCGTGGAATGTATGTTTCAATCGAAATTCCACTCACAGGAAACGTTTCCTTACTGACGATTCCCGAAACGGCGATTCGCCCCGGAAATCTGGTCTGGGTCGTGCGAGAAGGCACGTTGCATTCCGAGAAGATTCGTGTCGTCGACACGAGCGACGACATACTGTTGGTTGAACTGGGAGCTTCCGGGCTGAAGCCAGGCGATCATGTTGTGACTTCTCCATTGAGCACTGCCAATGATGGCATGCTCGTCCGTGAAGGAGGGGCAAAATGAGGTCGGTCATCAAATGGGCGATCAGTAATTCGCCCGCGATGAACACATTGATGGTTACCGTTTTGGGCGTCGGACTGGTTTCGCTAATGCTCATGCGGCGGGAAGTGTTCCCGGAATTTGAGCTGGAAATCATTCTGGTCTCGGTTCCTTATCCCGGTGCCAGTCCGGATGAAGTCGAAGAAGGTATCTGCCAGAAGATGGAAGAAGCCGTCCGTTCGATTGACGGAATAAAAAAAATGACCTCGATTGCCAATGAAGGCTCGGGGTCATTGGTATTGGAACTCAGGGCTGACGTGCCTGATGTGCAGAAAATTCTGAATGAGGTCCGCTCCGAAATCGACCGTATTCCCAGTTTTCCGGAGCTGGCAGAAGATCCGGAAGTCCAGCAGATTACGTTCAGGCAGGTGGCGATCGAAGTTGCTGTGATTGGTCCTGATGAGGAAGGTGCCAACAGTGAGTGGGAGTTGCGGTCGGTCTCCGAGCGAATTCGAGATGAATTATTGCAGCTTAAGTCGGTTTCGCAGGCGAATATCGCGGGGGCCCGTGATTACCAGATTGATATTGAAATCCCGGAAGCGACGCTTCGTAAATATGGTCTGACATTACAGGACGTGGCGCGAACGGTTCGCCGGGAAAACCTGGAGTTGCCAGGGGGGAAGCTGATTACCGATTCGCAGGTCTTACTGCTGCGAGGTAAGAATAAACATTTGATTGGCAGTGAGATCGAGAAGATTCCCCTGGTGACTGAGCCGGGGGGAGTGGTACTTACCGTCGGCGATATCGGGCGGGTGCAGGATGATTTTTCTGATACGACGATGATCAGTGAAATTGACGGAAAGCCGGCTCTGTCAATTGCCGTCGAACGAACCGCACAGGAAGACCTGCTGGCGATTGTGGAGCAGGTTCGCGAGTATGTGAAAACCGCCAACCTGCCGCCAGGCTATTCGTTGAAGTTGTGGAAAGATCAGTCGATCGATGTCCGCGATCGAATGAGTCTGCTCAGCCGAAACGGGTTGCAGGGTTTGATTCTTGTTTTTATCACGCTGACGATTTTTCTGGAATTTCGGCTGGCGTTCTGGGTTGCTTTGGGGATTCCGATTTCGATGTTTGGTGCGTGTATTGTGCTGTACTATACCGGCCAGACATTAAATATGCTTTCGATGTTCGCGTTTTTGATGGCGCTCGGGATTGTCGTTGATGACGCGATTGTGGTGGGTGAGAACATCTATGAGCATCGGCAGATGGGAAAGTCATTTCTTGTCGCCGCCATTGATGGTGCGACGGAAGTATTGCCTTCTGTTTGTGCTTCCGTGACCACCACCGTTATCGCATTTATGCCGTTGTTGTTTGTTTCAGGCATTATGGGGAAATTCATCGCTGTGATGCCGATCGCCGTGATCGCGATGTTAGTGATTTCCCTGTTGGAAAGTACGTTTATTCTTCCCTGTCATCTGGCACATGGAAAACAAACTTCTGTAAAGGGAGCGGATCAGGATCCATCAGAGGGTTTTGTCGGGCGAAAATTGAATAAATTTATCGAACGAATCTATCTGCCTGTTTTGAAAGCGGCGTTGAACTATCCGAGCTCTGCACTCGCGGTGGCAGGCGCACTCATGTTGTTGTCGGCAGGATTGATTCTGGGCGGATTCGCGCCGTTCAATATCTTTCCGAAGACCGATTATCGAATGATTGAAGCCACGGTCGAATTTCCCGATGGAACGCCACAATCGATTACCGGTGAGGCGACTCGGAAAATTCAAGAGGTGTTTGAAGAGCTGGATCAGGACTATCAGAAGGAACATGGCAACTCTCTGGTTAAGCTGGTTCGCAGGAATGTCGGCTTTGGTACGCGTGATGAGTCGGGGGGAGGGCTTGGCGGCTCAGTCGAAGGGAGTCATGTCGGCAAAGTCAGTGTGGAGATCGTCGAAGCAGAAGAGCGGACGCTGGGCAGTGAAGAAATTCTTGATCTCTGGCGAGAGCGAGTCGGTGAGGTGCCTGGCGTCGATCGACTGACTTTTAATTCCCCCTCAATGGGGCCTGGTGGCAAGCCGATTGAATTTAAACTGCTGGCGGATGCGAAACACCTGAATGAGTTGGAAGCGGCGGTGGAAGCATGTAAACAGGAACTGGCCACCTATCCGGGAGTGAAAGATATTAATGATGACTCCAGTCCCGGTAAGTGGGAGTTCCAGATCAAGATCAAAGACAAAGCCCGTGCGATGGGTGTGCCTTTAGCAGATGTTGCAGAGACGGTCCGTGCGACGTATTACGGAGAAGAAGTCATGCGGCTTCAGCGCGGGAGGCATGAAGTCAAATTGATGGTTCGTTATCCGGAAGAAGAACGTCGTTCTCTGATGGGCTTTGATGATATCCGGATTCGAACAGGAGATGGCTCTGAGCGACCGATTACCGAACTGGCTGAAATTGATGTGAAACGCGGATATTCCGAAATCAACCGGATTGATCAACAGCGGTCGATCACCGTGTCTTCCGATCTGAATGAGAAAGAAGGCAACGCACGGGAGATTGTTCAATCGCTGAAAAAACCAGGCGGTTTTATGGATCAGTTATTGGCTAAATATCCTGATGTGCGAGTCCGTTGGGAAGGGCAGCAGGAGCAGACGGACGAGTCAGTGAATAGTTTGATTGTCGGACTACTGATCGCGATGGCATCGATGTTTGCCTTACTGACGGTGGAGTTTCGATCTTATGTCCAACCTTTGATTATTTTAGGCATCATTCCTTTTGGGATTATTGGAGCCGTGTTTGGCCATGCGATTTTGGGAATGGAGTTAACACTGTTTTCCTTATTCGGTTTGGTCGCTTTAACAGGTGTCGTGGTCAATGATTCGATTGTATTAATCGATTTTATCAATCATCGTATCGCTGATGGTCTGCCTTTAAAAGCGGCGCTGCTGGATGCGGGACAGCGACGTTTTCGGCCTGTATTGCTGACTTCGATGACAACGATCGTCGGATTAGCGCCAATTTTGAAAGAGACTTCGTTTCAGGCCCAGATTATTATCCCGATGGCTGCCAGTTTGATTTTCGGTCTGATGCTGGCCACGGTTCTGGTTCTGTTTCTCATTCCTACGTATTATTACCTGTATGCACGGGCCATGGGGGCCAAGCCAGATGAACCCTGGGTCCGTAATTTGGATGGTAAGGAAGAGGGACAAGGCTATAATATTGATGAGGGGCAACTCTCAGGTGTTACGCCCATGCAGACTTAAAATAGAGCAAATGTGATCGTTTGGATATGTTCTTGCTTGTCGATGTGGCCTCTGGTTAGTATACGCCGACAGTTTTGGTCTGAAAGTCTGGTTTACAGTCGGAAGAAGTCGATCTTCTTTTAGGTTTAGAATGATGAAACGTGTTTTGCTCAAATCAAAAATTCACCGCGCTACCGTGACGGAAGCGAATCTGGAGTACAATGGCAGTGTGACCATTGATCAGGAGTTGATGGAAGCTGCTGATATTGTTGAGTACGAGCAAGTACAGATTTACAACATCACCTCTGGTACCCGACTGACGACTTATGCCATTTTAGGCGAGCCAGGCTCGGGTGTGATCTGTATTAATGGGGCTGCCGCTCATCTGGTCAAACCGAATGACCTGGTGATCATTGCCAGCTATGCAGAGTATAAAGAAAAGGAATCACGCTGCCATCAGCCTAAGGTGGTTTTGGTTGATGGGCAAAATAGCCCCGTTCCTGCTACAGCGGAAATGCCTGTGGTCTCTGGATCTGAGTAAAGGAGCATTGGATGCAGGCATACGGTGCCTGTTTTTTGTGCACTTTGCGACGCTTGTAACGAATGAATGAAGTAAACGTCATTGTTTCTCAAAAAAATTCACTCTGCCTCTTCCGTGTTCCCACAAGAAAGCATATTATAGCAGTGCGTTCGCCATCTTTTTGTGCATGCAGGTGCAATTATTTCATGCTGAATTAGCAGGGACTTCATGATCTTTCGAAAAATTTTCGTATTTGAAAGATTTTATGACTCAGTGACACACTTCCAAAGTGTTTTCTGTGATTGGCTTCCCTGTGAAGGAATAGGATTTTCCCAGAGTTAGAATGGAAGACGATCGCCCAATTTTAGAAGACATGGTCGGTTACAGTGCGGCCATGCGAAATATCTATCGCCTGACTCGTCGCGCTGCCAGTACATCATCAACGGTGTTGCTGACTGGCGAAACAGGTACCGGTAAGGAATTGATTGCGCGAGGCATCCATGAATTGAGCCCCCGCGCCACCGGTCCCTTCATCCGCGTGAACTGTGGCGCGCTCAGTGAAAGCCTGCTGGAGAGTGAACTATTTGGGCATATTAAAGGTGCCTTTACCAGTGCCGTCGAAAATCGAACGGGGCGCTTTGAAGCCGCCCATGGCGGGACCATCTTTCTGGATGAAATTAACTCGGTCAGTTTTACACTGCAGGTCAAGCTATTACGCGTATTGCAGGAGCATGAGTTCGAGCGCGTGGGAGATACGCGTTCGATTCAAGTCGACTGTCGGATCGTTGCGGCGACGAACCGCAATTTACTGGATGAAATTGAAGCAGGCCGCTTTCGTGAAGACCTATATTATCGTTTGAATGTGATTCCCATCGATCTGCCCCCGTTGCGTGAGCGTGCTGAAGATATTCCGGATTTAATCCACTTCTTTGCCAAGCAATTTTCGGCAGAAGAACAGATTCCGTTGCCTCATTTTTCAGACGAAGTCTTATCAACGTTCAAGAATTATGCCTGGCCCGGGAATGTGCGGGAACTGCAGAATTACGTTGAGCGGCTGATTGTGCTGTCGGGAGAAGACGGTCCTTCTCTGGATTTGTTGCCAGGACACGTGACAGGTAAATCCGTTCCCCGATCGCTGCCTTCCAAGGAGCAGGATCCAGAGTTGCTCTGTCGGGAACTGGTGGCGATGGAATTACAGCGTGTCGGAGAAGACTCAACCAATGTGCACACGCAAATTGTGTCGCAAGTGGAGAAAGAACTGATTTTACAGGTTTTAAGGTCTTGTCAGGGGGTCCAGACCAAGACCGCCACGCGCCTGGGGATCAATCGGAATACGCTACATAAAAAAATATCAGAGTACGAATTAGAATCTGAAGCAAGATGACTTGCCCTTAACCTGCTGTACGGCCCTATAATAGTGAGTCGTTCTGATTCCCGTCAGTCACGTAGAGAGCCCTCCACATTTGTTCCTCTCTTCTGAAACAAAGTAACCAGCATGTTATCGAATGTCACTGTTTTCTGTTTTATGGCCAGTTATCTGGTGGCTCTCGGATTAGAGCTGGCCCGATTTCTGCGGAAAAAAAGCGGATACCTGCGGCCTCTGATCTTTCTGTTTTCTCTGGCGGGTCTGGTAGCACAGACGGCTT
This genomic interval from Gimesia alba contains the following:
- a CDS encoding CCA tRNA nucleotidyltransferase, producing MKHSEPYIAAVDIVRKLRDAGFQALWAGGCVRDLLLEKEPKDYDVATNALPEEVRHLFGKRRTLAVGASFGVIIVRGHQPDCDVEIATFRSEGPYLDGRRPEHVKFTTAEEDAQRRDFTINGMFYDPINESIYDYVGGKVDLQQHLIRAIGNPLERMQEDKLRLLRAIRFAATLGFHLAESTFHAIQTMANEITVVSPERIAEELRKMLIHPHRRDAIELVQSSGLMKPIIPELAPLWEIEEHLPLWNRTLDRLELLTTANFETAFAALLLDLPAATPADQLDAAHQICKQLRFSNHGLHLALWLIEHRMSLQGARDFKLSKIKRLLAHENCPYLFELVHADLTSQKQPLEDLEFCRQYRDHTPIEVLNPPPLITGNDLIDYGIQSGPEFKELLTRIQDAQLEESIHTHEEALALLARLHQT
- a CDS encoding TetR/AcrR family transcriptional regulator, with the protein product MASCNVRDRLLEVAGPVFSEKGFEKTTVREICQKADVNLASVNYYFGDKEQLYLEVVCLAKEMGVSRAPLPEWTSETTPEQKLRDWVSTLVRRMLGTGELSWSNHLMMREVLRPTKACEHLIQELFRPFVNVADSILQEILGDGVPEYRRMQCVFSIAAQCQFYRVSDGLVTLMLGQEEKASHYNSEHLMEHILQFSLAAVKNLKQEFTASEVESSSSLHGI
- a CDS encoding efflux RND transporter periplasmic adaptor subunit: MSDLKTQKSSSFSKKLKHFLLPIFIIAIGFGSLVVLMAMKQEPEKSEKQLADLAPLVSTEKIDLSDSGVTITVDGIVVPSREVKLAAEVSGKVIFTRNGCKVGNLVRKATLQELKSEGTENLLIQIDPENYQLEVKRLTQEHAQAQDVIDELEVEIDNAKAMIDLAHEEVRLQKTHLNRIEKLRARNVVSDTDYEEAKRSELAARNALQKLTNEADLLKSRRQRMMHARDLVGVQLSRAKLDLSRTRIYSPIDGVIVEDSVEKDGYVKVGDPLVTIEDTSSVEVRSNLRMEELYQLWQHAAQTAKKGQALVKVDQTNRHDLGYQLPQLPVKVSYELGGRKYIWNGKLSRYDGIGLDEKTRTVPCRIVVPDPRPAEILVNGKPTDQVVGAPPLTRGMYVSIEIPLTGNVSLLTIPETAIRPGNLVWVVREGTLHSEKIRVVDTSDDILLVELGASGLKPGDHVVTSPLSTANDGMLVREGGAK
- a CDS encoding efflux RND transporter permease subunit, encoding MRSVIKWAISNSPAMNTLMVTVLGVGLVSLMLMRREVFPEFELEIILVSVPYPGASPDEVEEGICQKMEEAVRSIDGIKKMTSIANEGSGSLVLELRADVPDVQKILNEVRSEIDRIPSFPELAEDPEVQQITFRQVAIEVAVIGPDEEGANSEWELRSVSERIRDELLQLKSVSQANIAGARDYQIDIEIPEATLRKYGLTLQDVARTVRRENLELPGGKLITDSQVLLLRGKNKHLIGSEIEKIPLVTEPGGVVLTVGDIGRVQDDFSDTTMISEIDGKPALSIAVERTAQEDLLAIVEQVREYVKTANLPPGYSLKLWKDQSIDVRDRMSLLSRNGLQGLILVFITLTIFLEFRLAFWVALGIPISMFGACIVLYYTGQTLNMLSMFAFLMALGIVVDDAIVVGENIYEHRQMGKSFLVAAIDGATEVLPSVCASVTTTVIAFMPLLFVSGIMGKFIAVMPIAVIAMLVISLLESTFILPCHLAHGKQTSVKGADQDPSEGFVGRKLNKFIERIYLPVLKAALNYPSSALAVAGALMLLSAGLILGGFAPFNIFPKTDYRMIEATVEFPDGTPQSITGEATRKIQEVFEELDQDYQKEHGNSLVKLVRRNVGFGTRDESGGGLGGSVEGSHVGKVSVEIVEAEERTLGSEEILDLWRERVGEVPGVDRLTFNSPSMGPGGKPIEFKLLADAKHLNELEAAVEACKQELATYPGVKDINDDSSPGKWEFQIKIKDKARAMGVPLADVAETVRATYYGEEVMRLQRGRHEVKLMVRYPEEERRSLMGFDDIRIRTGDGSERPITELAEIDVKRGYSEINRIDQQRSITVSSDLNEKEGNAREIVQSLKKPGGFMDQLLAKYPDVRVRWEGQQEQTDESVNSLIVGLLIAMASMFALLTVEFRSYVQPLIILGIIPFGIIGAVFGHAILGMELTLFSLFGLVALTGVVVNDSIVLIDFINHRIADGLPLKAALLDAGQRRFRPVLLTSMTTIVGLAPILKETSFQAQIIIPMAASLIFGLMLATVLVLFLIPTYYYLYARAMGAKPDEPWVRNLDGKEEGQGYNIDEGQLSGVTPMQT
- the panD gene encoding aspartate 1-decarboxylase — its product is MKRVLLKSKIHRATVTEANLEYNGSVTIDQELMEAADIVEYEQVQIYNITSGTRLTTYAILGEPGSGVICINGAAAHLVKPNDLVIIASYAEYKEKESRCHQPKVVLVDGQNSPVPATAEMPVVSGSE
- a CDS encoding sigma-54 interaction domain-containing protein, whose protein sequence is MEDDRPILEDMVGYSAAMRNIYRLTRRAASTSSTVLLTGETGTGKELIARGIHELSPRATGPFIRVNCGALSESLLESELFGHIKGAFTSAVENRTGRFEAAHGGTIFLDEINSVSFTLQVKLLRVLQEHEFERVGDTRSIQVDCRIVAATNRNLLDEIEAGRFREDLYYRLNVIPIDLPPLRERAEDIPDLIHFFAKQFSAEEQIPLPHFSDEVLSTFKNYAWPGNVRELQNYVERLIVLSGEDGPSLDLLPGHVTGKSVPRSLPSKEQDPELLCRELVAMELQRVGEDSTNVHTQIVSQVEKELILQVLRSCQGVQTKTATRLGINRNTLHKKISEYELESEAR